In the Streptomyces sp. BHT-5-2 genome, one interval contains:
- a CDS encoding LysR family transcriptional regulator, producing the protein MNGLRGIEDGAGTAAGPAHDDIGEPAPGTDDRLTDPALDGVELRHLRGFLAVAEERSFTHAADRLRIGQPALTRAVRALETTLGVRLLDRTTRRVALTDAGRRLYADLAPLLPRLAAALRSPTGPGTLRLGFTSMLPAACRTLVTEFRAASGAEVRLVRRDTPLAGLETGDSDVVVLRGEVPRDAGLRTALLFREPRVAAVPRAAAPGSLARRRVLDWAELAELPLVVNTVTGTTRPELWPAGRRPRLACTADNFDEWLEAVAAGHGIGVAPEGVAERHPHPGIRYVRLKNAPPVPVRLALPARDAHPLAERFLALGGARRH; encoded by the coding sequence ATGAATGGTCTGCGCGGTATCGAGGACGGCGCCGGCACCGCGGCGGGTCCGGCCCATGACGACATCGGCGAGCCCGCCCCCGGCACCGACGACCGGCTCACCGACCCGGCCCTCGACGGAGTCGAACTACGGCATCTGCGGGGCTTCCTCGCCGTGGCGGAGGAGCGCAGCTTCACCCACGCCGCGGACCGGCTGCGGATCGGCCAGCCCGCGCTGACCCGGGCCGTCCGGGCCCTGGAGACCACACTCGGCGTGCGGCTGCTGGACCGCACCACCCGCCGGGTCGCCCTCACCGACGCCGGCCGCCGCCTCTACGCCGACCTCGCGCCGCTGCTGCCCCGGCTCGCCGCCGCGCTCCGCTCCCCCACCGGGCCGGGGACGCTGCGGCTGGGCTTCACCTCGATGCTGCCGGCCGCCTGCCGCACGCTGGTCACGGAGTTCAGGGCGGCGAGCGGCGCCGAGGTCCGGCTCGTCCGCCGGGACACCCCACTGGCCGGGCTGGAGACCGGGGATTCGGACGTCGTCGTGCTCCGCGGCGAAGTGCCGCGGGACGCCGGGCTGCGCACCGCGCTGCTGTTCCGGGAGCCACGGGTGGCCGCCGTGCCGCGGGCCGCCGCCCCGGGGAGCCTAGCCCGTCGGCGGGTGCTGGACTGGGCCGAGCTGGCCGAGCTGCCGCTGGTGGTCAACACCGTCACCGGCACCACCCGGCCCGAGCTGTGGCCGGCCGGGCGGCGCCCCCGCCTCGCCTGCACCGCGGACAACTTCGACGAGTGGCTGGAGGCCGTCGCGGCCGGGCACGGGATCGGGGTGGCCCCGGAGGGGGTGGCCGAACGGCACCCGCACCCCGGCATCCGCTACGTCCGGCTGAAGAACGCGCCGCCGGTGCCCGTGCGGCTCGCCCTGCCGGCCCGGGACGCCCACCCGCTGGCCGAGCGCTTCCTCGCCCTGGGTGGAGCGCGCCGGCACTGA
- a CDS encoding HU family DNA-binding protein, whose protein sequence is MNRSELVAALADRAEVTRKDADAVLAALAETVGEVVAKGDEKVTIPGFLTFERTHRAARTARNPQTGEPIQIAAGYSVKVSAGSKLKEAAKGK, encoded by the coding sequence ATGAACCGCAGTGAGCTGGTGGCCGCTCTGGCCGACCGGGCCGAGGTGACCCGCAAGGACGCCGACGCCGTTCTGGCCGCGCTCGCCGAGACCGTCGGCGAGGTCGTCGCCAAGGGCGACGAGAAGGTCACCATCCCCGGCTTCCTGACCTTCGAGCGCACCCACCGTGCCGCTCGCACCGCGCGCAACCCGCAGACGGGTGAGCCGATCCAGATCGCGGCCGGCTACAGCGTGAAGGTCTCCGCGGGCTCGAAGCTCAAGGAAGCCGCCAAGGGCAAGTAA
- the murA gene encoding UDP-N-acetylglucosamine 1-carboxyvinyltransferase: MTVSTDDVLIVHGGTPLEGEIRVRGAKNLVPKAMVAALLGSGPSRLRNVPDIRDVRVVRGLLQLHGVTVRPGDESGELVLDPSHVESANVADIDAHAGSSRIPILFCGPLLHRLGHAFIPGLGGCDIGGRPVDFHFDVLRQFGAKIEKRADGQYLEAPQRLRGCKIRLPYPSVGSTEQVLLTAVLAEGVTELSNAAVEPEIEDLICVLQKMGAIISMDTDRTIRITGVDKLDGYTHRALPDRLEAASWASAALATEGNIYVRGAQQRSMMTFLNTFRKVGGAFEIDDEGIRFWHPGGSLDAIALETDVHPGFQTDWQQPLVVALTQASGLSIVHETVYESRLGFTEALNQMGAHIQLYRECLGGSACRFGQRNFLHSAVVSGPTRLQGADLVIPDLRGGFSYLIAALAAQGTSRVHGIDLINRGYENFMEKLVELGAKVELPNGNPRG; encoded by the coding sequence ATGACCGTCTCCACTGACGACGTACTGATTGTCCACGGCGGCACCCCGCTGGAGGGCGAGATCCGGGTTCGCGGTGCGAAGAACCTTGTACCCAAGGCCATGGTCGCCGCCCTCCTGGGAAGTGGTCCGAGCCGACTGCGCAACGTCCCCGACATCCGGGACGTCCGCGTGGTGCGCGGGCTGCTCCAGCTGCACGGCGTCACGGTGCGCCCGGGCGACGAGTCCGGCGAGCTGGTCCTCGACCCCTCGCACGTGGAGAGCGCCAACGTCGCGGACATCGACGCGCACGCCGGCTCCTCGCGGATCCCGATCCTGTTCTGCGGTCCGCTGCTGCACCGGCTGGGCCACGCCTTCATCCCGGGCCTGGGCGGCTGCGACATCGGCGGCCGGCCGGTCGACTTCCACTTCGACGTGCTGCGGCAGTTCGGCGCGAAGATCGAGAAGCGCGCCGACGGGCAGTACCTGGAGGCCCCGCAGCGGCTGCGCGGCTGCAAGATCCGGCTGCCGTACCCGTCGGTCGGCTCGACCGAGCAGGTGCTGCTGACGGCCGTCCTGGCCGAGGGCGTCACCGAGCTGTCGAACGCCGCCGTGGAGCCGGAGATCGAGGACCTGATCTGCGTCCTGCAGAAGATGGGCGCGATCATCTCCATGGACACCGACCGGACGATCCGGATCACCGGTGTCGACAAGCTCGACGGCTACACCCACCGGGCCCTCCCGGACCGCCTGGAGGCCGCCTCCTGGGCGTCCGCGGCGCTGGCCACCGAGGGCAACATCTACGTCCGGGGCGCCCAGCAGCGCTCCATGATGACCTTCCTCAACACCTTCCGTAAGGTCGGCGGCGCCTTCGAGATCGACGACGAGGGCATCCGCTTCTGGCACCCGGGCGGCTCGCTCGACGCCATCGCCCTGGAGACCGACGTCCACCCCGGTTTCCAGACCGACTGGCAGCAGCCCCTGGTGGTCGCGCTGACCCAGGCGTCGGGCCTGTCGATCGTCCACGAGACGGTCTACGAGTCCCGGCTCGGCTTCACCGAAGCGCTCAACCAGATGGGCGCCCACATCCAGCTCTACCGCGAGTGCCTGGGCGGCTCCGCCTGCCGCTTCGGCCAGCGCAACTTCCTGCACTCCGCGGTCGTCTCCGGGCCCACCCGGCTCCAGGGCGCCGACCTGGTCATCCCCGACCTGCGCGGCGGCTTCTCGTACCTGATCGCGGCGCTGGCGGCGCAGGGCACCTCCCGGGTGCACGGCATCGACCTGATCAACCGCGGCTACGAGAACTTCATGGAGAAGCTCGTCGAGCTGGGCGCCAAGGTGGAGCTGCCGAACGGCAACCCGAGGGGCTGA
- a CDS encoding DUF3039 domain-containing protein: MSTLEPERGAGTGTLVEPTPQVSHGDGDHERFAHYVQKDKIMASALDGTPVVALCGKVWVPGRDPKKYPVCPLCKEIFESMGAGGDKDKDGGKK, translated from the coding sequence ATGAGCACTCTTGAGCCCGAGCGCGGGGCAGGTACGGGGACCCTCGTAGAGCCGACACCGCAGGTGTCGCACGGCGACGGCGACCACGAGCGCTTCGCCCACTACGTCCAGAAGGACAAGATCATGGCGAGTGCGCTCGACGGCACTCCCGTCGTGGCGCTCTGCGGGAAGGTCTGGGTACCGGGCCGCGACCCGAAGAAGTACCCGGTCTGCCCGCTGTGCAAGGAGATCTTCGAATCCATGGGCGCCGGCGGCGACAAGGACAAGGACGGCGGGAAGAAGTAA
- a CDS encoding YqgE/AlgH family protein: protein MTEVSSLTGRLLVATPALADPNFDRAVVLLLDHDEEGSLGVILNRPTPVGVADILAPWAELTGEPGVVFQGGPVSLDSALGVAVVPGGGTPGESAPSAGSASHAGGAVGGTAGAPVADPADGAGPGDEPLGWRRVHGAIGLVDLEAPPELLAAVLGSLRIFAGYAGWGPGQLEDELVDGAWYVVESEPGDVSSPDPEQLWRAVLRRQRNELAMVATYPDDPSLN, encoded by the coding sequence ATGACCGAGGTGTCCTCGCTCACAGGGCGGCTGCTCGTCGCCACTCCCGCGCTCGCCGACCCGAATTTCGACCGGGCGGTGGTGCTCCTCCTCGACCACGACGAGGAGGGGTCCCTCGGCGTGATCCTCAACCGCCCCACCCCGGTCGGCGTCGCCGACATCCTCGCCCCCTGGGCCGAGCTGACCGGGGAGCCCGGGGTGGTCTTCCAGGGCGGCCCGGTCTCGCTGGACTCGGCGCTCGGGGTGGCCGTGGTGCCCGGCGGCGGGACGCCCGGCGAGAGCGCCCCCTCCGCGGGCAGTGCGAGCCACGCCGGCGGCGCGGTAGGCGGGACGGCGGGTGCGCCGGTCGCGGACCCGGCCGACGGCGCCGGGCCCGGCGACGAGCCGCTGGGCTGGCGCCGGGTGCACGGCGCGATCGGCCTGGTGGACCTGGAAGCCCCGCCGGAGCTGCTCGCCGCGGTCCTCGGCAGCCTGCGGATCTTCGCCGGGTACGCCGGCTGGGGCCCCGGCCAGCTGGAGGACGAGCTGGTGGACGGGGCCTGGTACGTCGTCGAGTCCGAGCCGGGTGACGTCTCCTCGCCCGATCCGGAGCAGCTGTGGCGCGCGGTGCTGCGGCGGCAGCGCAACGAGCTGGCCATGGTGGCGACCTATCCCGACGACCCGTCGCTGAACTGA
- a CDS encoding NAD-dependent malic enzyme, with product MATAPSVSYSMTVRLEVPASGTAVSQLTTAVESSGGSVTGLDVTASGHEKLRIDVTIAATSTAHAQEIVSKLRGIEGVSLGKVSDRTFLMHLGGKIEMSSKHPIRNRDDLSMVYTPGVARVCQAIADNPEDARRLTIKRNSVAVVTDGSAVLGLGNIGPKAALPVMEGKAALFKRFAGIDAWPLCLDTQDTDAIVEIVKAIAPGFAGINLEDISAPRCFEIEARLREALDIPVFHDDQHGTAIVVLAALTNALRVVGKKIEDVRVVMSGAGAAGTAILKLLLAAGVRHAVVADIHGVVHAARADLVDADPDSALRWIADNTNPEGVTGTLKEAVDGADVFIGVSAPNVLDGDDVARMADGAIVFALANPDPEVDPALARQTAAVVATGRSDFPNQINNVLVFPGVFRGLLDAASRTVNTEMMLAAARALADVVLDDELNANYIIPSVFNEKVAGAVAGAVRDAAKSAGEAVTAATGV from the coding sequence ATGGCAACGGCGCCTAGCGTCTCGTATTCGATGACGGTGCGACTGGAGGTGCCCGCGAGCGGCACCGCCGTCAGCCAGCTCACCACGGCCGTGGAGTCCTCCGGCGGGTCGGTCACCGGCCTCGACGTGACCGCGTCCGGCCACGAGAAACTCCGGATCGACGTCACGATCGCCGCCACCTCCACCGCGCACGCCCAGGAGATCGTCTCCAAGCTGCGCGGCATCGAGGGCGTCTCGCTCGGCAAGGTCTCCGACCGGACCTTCCTGATGCACCTCGGCGGCAAGATCGAGATGTCGTCCAAGCACCCGATCCGGAACCGCGACGACCTGTCCATGGTCTACACCCCCGGCGTCGCCCGGGTCTGCCAGGCCATCGCCGACAACCCCGAGGACGCCCGCCGGCTCACCATCAAGCGCAACAGCGTCGCGGTGGTCACCGACGGCTCCGCCGTCCTCGGCCTCGGCAACATCGGCCCCAAGGCCGCCCTGCCCGTCATGGAGGGCAAGGCGGCCCTCTTCAAGCGCTTCGCCGGCATCGACGCCTGGCCGCTCTGCCTGGACACCCAGGACACCGACGCGATCGTCGAGATCGTCAAGGCCATCGCCCCCGGCTTCGCGGGCATCAACCTGGAGGACATCTCCGCGCCCCGCTGCTTCGAGATCGAGGCCCGGCTGCGCGAGGCCCTGGACATCCCGGTCTTCCACGACGACCAGCACGGCACCGCCATCGTGGTGCTCGCCGCGCTCACCAACGCGCTGCGCGTCGTCGGCAAGAAGATCGAGGACGTCCGGGTCGTGATGTCCGGCGCCGGCGCCGCCGGCACCGCCATCCTCAAGCTGCTGCTGGCCGCCGGCGTCCGGCACGCGGTGGTCGCCGACATCCACGGCGTGGTGCACGCCGCCCGCGCCGACCTGGTCGACGCCGACCCCGACTCGGCGCTGCGCTGGATCGCCGACAACACCAACCCCGAGGGCGTCACCGGCACCCTCAAGGAGGCCGTGGACGGCGCCGACGTCTTCATCGGCGTCTCCGCCCCCAACGTCCTCGACGGCGACGACGTGGCCCGGATGGCCGACGGCGCGATCGTCTTCGCGCTGGCCAACCCGGACCCGGAGGTCGACCCGGCCCTCGCCCGGCAGACCGCCGCCGTCGTCGCCACCGGCCGCTCCGACTTCCCCAACCAGATCAACAACGTCCTGGTGTTCCCCGGCGTCTTCCGCGGCCTGCTCGACGCCGCCTCGCGTACGGTGAACACCGAGATGATGCTGGCCGCGGCCCGCGCACTCGCCGACGTCGTCCTGGACGACGAGCTCAACGCGAACTACATCATCCCCAGCGTCTTCAACGAGAAGGTCGCGGGCGCGGTGGCCGGCGCGGTGCGGGACGCGGCGAAGTCCGCGGGCGAGGCTGTGACGGCCGCCACGGGGGTCTGA
- a CDS encoding beta-N-acetylhexosaminidase, translating into MTDLETAPPTGLIPAPLSRDPGDAGARPRTVRLGAETALAAAPGTEDTARWLRATLGAAFALPLPPGSAEAPDTLALALDPALPEEGYRLDADARWGVRLTGGGPAGVFWGAQTLRQLLGPAAFRRAPLDPRHTPGLPEQTVEDAPRFSWRGLMLDVARHFLPKDGVLRYLDLMAAHKLNVLHLHLTDDQGWRIEILRYPRLTAVGAWRERTRLGHRDSPLWDPRPHGGHYTQDDIREIVAYAAERQITVVPEIDIPGHSQAAIAAYPELGNTDVIDTTSLKVWDTWGVNPNVLAPTDNTLRFYEHVLEEVLGLFPSTFVHLGGDECPKDQWRASPTAQARIAALGLDGEDGLQSWFVRHFDRWLTARGRRLVGWDEILEGGLADGATVSSWRGCAGGIAAAKAGHDVVMCPEQQVYLDHRQDPSPDEPVPIGHVRTLEDVYRFEPVPPELTGEQAARILGTQANAWTEVMDSPQRLDYQVFPRLAAFAEVAWSRLPAPSARDYQDFTRRMADHYARLDALGVDYRPPGGPHPWQRRPGILGRPFDGSPPIV; encoded by the coding sequence GTGACAGATCTGGAGACCGCACCCCCCACGGGTCTGATCCCGGCCCCGCTCAGCCGCGACCCGGGCGACGCCGGAGCCCGCCCCCGGACCGTGCGGCTCGGCGCGGAGACCGCGCTGGCCGCCGCCCCCGGCACCGAGGACACCGCCCGCTGGCTGCGCGCCACGCTCGGCGCCGCCTTCGCCCTGCCGCTGCCGCCCGGCTCCGCCGAGGCACCGGACACCCTGGCGCTCGCCCTCGACCCGGCCCTCCCCGAGGAGGGCTACCGCCTCGACGCCGACGCCCGCTGGGGCGTGCGCCTGACCGGCGGCGGCCCGGCCGGCGTCTTCTGGGGCGCCCAGACGCTCCGTCAGCTCCTCGGCCCGGCCGCCTTCCGGCGCGCCCCGCTCGACCCGCGGCACACACCGGGCCTGCCCGAGCAGACAGTCGAGGACGCCCCCCGCTTCAGCTGGCGCGGCCTGATGCTGGACGTCGCCCGGCACTTCCTCCCCAAGGACGGGGTGCTGCGCTACCTGGACCTGATGGCCGCCCACAAGCTGAACGTCCTCCACCTCCATCTCACCGACGACCAGGGCTGGCGGATCGAGATCCTGCGGTATCCGCGGCTGACCGCGGTCGGCGCCTGGCGCGAGCGCACCCGGCTCGGCCACCGCGACTCCCCGCTCTGGGACCCGCGCCCGCACGGCGGCCACTACACCCAGGACGACATCCGCGAGATCGTCGCCTACGCCGCCGAGCGGCAGATCACCGTCGTCCCCGAGATCGATATCCCCGGCCACTCCCAGGCCGCCATCGCGGCATACCCGGAACTGGGCAACACCGACGTCATCGACACCACCTCCCTGAAGGTCTGGGACACCTGGGGCGTCAACCCCAACGTACTGGCACCCACCGACAACACCCTGCGCTTCTACGAGCACGTGCTGGAGGAGGTCCTCGGCCTCTTCCCGTCGACCTTCGTGCACCTCGGCGGCGACGAGTGCCCCAAGGACCAGTGGCGGGCCTCGCCCACCGCCCAGGCCCGGATCGCCGCGCTGGGCCTGGACGGCGAGGACGGCCTGCAGAGCTGGTTCGTCCGGCACTTCGACCGCTGGCTCACCGCCCGCGGCCGGCGCCTGGTCGGCTGGGACGAGATCCTCGAAGGGGGCCTGGCCGACGGTGCGACGGTCTCCTCCTGGCGCGGCTGCGCGGGCGGGATCGCCGCCGCCAAGGCCGGCCACGACGTCGTCATGTGCCCCGAGCAGCAGGTGTACCTGGACCACCGTCAGGACCCCTCCCCGGACGAGCCGGTGCCGATCGGCCACGTACGGACCCTGGAGGACGTCTACCGCTTCGAGCCGGTGCCACCGGAGCTGACGGGCGAACAGGCCGCGCGGATCCTCGGCACCCAGGCCAACGCCTGGACCGAGGTCATGGACAGCCCGCAGCGCCTCGACTACCAGGTCTTCCCGCGGCTGGCCGCGTTCGCCGAGGTCGCCTGGTCCCGGCTGCCCGCCCCGTCCGCCCGCGACTACCAGGACTTCACCCGCCGGATGGCCGACCACTACGCCCGCCTCGACGCCCTCGGGGTGGACTACCGCCCGCCCGGCGGCCCCCACCCCTGGCAGCGTCGCCCCGGCATCCTCGGACGCCCCTTCGACGGGTCGCCCCCAATCGTGTGA
- a CDS encoding xanthine dehydrogenase family protein subunit M — MTTHAPHASQSVTLPASLDEAVAALTAMPAAVPVAGGTDLMAAVNAGLLRPAGLVGLGRISEIRGWQYLDGHALLGAGLTLARMGRPDFAALIPGLAAAARAAGPPQIRNAGTLGGNIVSCAPTGDTLPVLAALEATVIIAGPGGARREIPVSHLLTGREMLDPGELVGFVRVPLLHAPQTFLKATGRTGPGRATASVALVLDPARRSVRCAVGAVAAMPLRPLEAEQWVASLIDWDGERGLVPEALAAFGDYVAAACIPDPAPPQDGTEPATLPPAALHLRRTVAALARRALGRALS; from the coding sequence TTGACCACGCACGCACCGCACGCGTCGCAATCGGTGACGTTGCCGGCCTCGCTCGACGAGGCGGTGGCGGCACTCACCGCCATGCCCGCCGCCGTGCCCGTCGCGGGCGGCACGGATCTCATGGCGGCGGTCAACGCCGGACTCCTCAGACCCGCGGGCCTGGTGGGCCTCGGCCGGATCAGCGAGATCCGCGGCTGGCAGTACCTCGACGGCCATGCGCTGCTCGGCGCCGGCCTCACCCTCGCCCGTATGGGGCGCCCCGACTTCGCCGCCCTGATTCCCGGTCTGGCGGCCGCGGCCCGGGCGGCCGGCCCGCCGCAGATCCGCAACGCCGGGACCCTCGGCGGCAACATCGTCAGCTGCGCCCCCACCGGCGACACCCTCCCGGTGCTGGCCGCCCTGGAGGCCACGGTGATCATCGCCGGCCCCGGGGGCGCCCGCCGCGAGATCCCGGTCAGCCATCTGCTCACCGGCCGCGAGATGCTCGATCCCGGCGAACTCGTCGGCTTTGTACGGGTTCCGCTGCTGCACGCCCCGCAGACCTTCCTCAAGGCCACCGGGCGCACCGGCCCCGGCCGCGCCACCGCCTCCGTCGCGCTGGTCCTGGACCCGGCCCGGCGCTCGGTGCGCTGCGCCGTCGGCGCGGTCGCCGCGATGCCGCTGCGGCCCCTGGAGGCCGAGCAGTGGGTGGCCTCGCTCATCGACTGGGACGGCGAACGCGGCCTGGTCCCCGAGGCGCTGGCCGCCTTCGGCGACTACGTGGCCGCCGCCTGCATCCCCGACCCGGCGCCGCCGCAGGACGGCACCGAACCGGCGACCCTGCCGCCGGCCGCCCTGCACCTGCGCCGTACGGTGGCAGCACTGGCCCGCCGCGCACTTGGGAGGGCGCTCTCGTGA
- a CDS encoding MFS transporter, protein MSAVRKVWLLTLGAFTLGLDAYVMAGLLPVIAADVGTRVSLAGQLVTAFTLAYAIAAPLVAGLLSGVRPRLLILVALAVFTLGNGLTALAPSLGTLLAARVVAGAGAGVYSALSTAAAAALAPAEQRGRALALVMGGMSAGTVLGVPIGVLLAEHTGWRATLWLVTGLGAVAFGGLAALLPQVPAAPAVPVRARLAAIADRNVAPVVTVSFLAAVASLGLYTYLAPVLAAAGGVHEVTPYLWAWGAGGVLGSVLAGPLVDRTGRVRTLAGAVLLVVAAAQALLPTLADVALPGAAAALVAWGAAGWAFQVPQQHRLLQAGEQRGTVALALNNSALYLGSAVGSALGGLALAAGLPPAALPWAAAGVAALGLLVHLAAGRRSRPAPRVSTLGTYEHS, encoded by the coding sequence ATGAGCGCGGTGCGCAAGGTCTGGTTGCTGACGCTGGGGGCCTTCACCCTCGGCCTGGACGCGTATGTGATGGCGGGGCTGCTACCGGTCATCGCCGCGGACGTGGGCACCCGGGTGTCCCTCGCCGGCCAGCTGGTGACGGCCTTCACCCTGGCCTACGCGATCGCCGCGCCGCTGGTCGCCGGACTGCTCTCCGGCGTGCGGCCCCGGCTGCTGATCCTGGTCGCGCTGGCCGTCTTCACCCTCGGCAACGGCCTGACCGCGCTGGCCCCTTCGCTGGGCACGCTGCTGGCCGCCCGGGTCGTCGCGGGCGCCGGAGCCGGGGTCTACTCCGCGCTGTCCACTGCGGCCGCCGCGGCGCTCGCCCCCGCCGAGCAGCGCGGCCGGGCGCTGGCGCTCGTCATGGGCGGGATGAGCGCGGGCACCGTGCTGGGCGTGCCGATCGGGGTGCTGCTGGCCGAGCACACCGGCTGGCGGGCCACGCTCTGGCTGGTCACCGGGCTGGGCGCGGTCGCGTTCGGCGGGCTGGCGGCGCTGCTGCCGCAGGTCCCCGCGGCGCCCGCCGTCCCGGTGCGGGCCCGGCTGGCGGCCATCGCCGACCGCAACGTGGCGCCCGTCGTCACCGTCTCCTTCCTCGCCGCGGTGGCAAGCCTCGGCCTCTACACCTATCTCGCGCCGGTGCTGGCCGCGGCCGGCGGCGTCCACGAGGTCACCCCCTATCTGTGGGCCTGGGGCGCCGGCGGCGTCCTGGGGAGTGTGCTGGCCGGGCCGCTGGTGGACCGCACCGGGCGGGTGCGGACGCTGGCCGGCGCGGTGCTGCTGGTGGTCGCCGCCGCCCAGGCCCTGCTGCCCACCCTGGCGGACGTGGCGCTGCCCGGCGCGGCGGCCGCGCTGGTCGCCTGGGGCGCGGCCGGCTGGGCCTTCCAGGTGCCGCAGCAGCACCGGCTGCTCCAGGCGGGCGAGCAGCGCGGCACGGTCGCCCTCGCGCTGAACAACTCGGCCCTCTATCTGGGCAGTGCGGTCGGCTCGGCGCTCGGCGGACTGGCCCTGGCGGCGGGCCTGCCGCCGGCGGCGCTCCCCTGGGCGGCGGCCGGCGTCGCGGCCCTGGGACTGCTGGTGCATCTGGCGGCGGGCCGACGCTCCCGGCCCGCGCCGCGCGTGAGTACCCTTGGCACTTATGAGCACTCTTGA